The sequence CCAATGAACTGTACCAGGTTTCGATGTATTAAACGGCTTATTATCTTTACTTCGTTGATAAATAGACACTGAGAGTGTTGTGATTCCGTGAAGATTCTCTTGACAGCAACAGGGCGGTCTAAGTCACCCAAGGTTCCGCTGTAAACTTGGCCAGAACCTCCTTGACCTAGCCTTCTATCATCTGCAAAACCCTGTGTGGCTGCAACTAAGTCCaagtaagaaaattttttaggCAACGCTCCTCTCTCAAGATCTGTACTTATGGAGGAGACTGAATCTGTGTCACCTCCATGGCTATCATTCTTGTATCTCTTCCTCTTCGCACCTGCTAATAACCAACTGATGACGCCCACTACAAGCATCAAAATCAAGACACACACTGCAACAGACACCTCCACAATTGTCCTCTTTTTATTGCAGCATAGCGCCGTGGACTCAAGATTTGAGTGAAATTCCCATGAATGAATATGCCAGTTATGCTTTGAGCTGCTGGCAGCAAAGAAACCAATTGTAACCAAATTGGGAAGAGCTTCTTCTAGATCAATAATATTGCTGCAAGAAAGATTAGACCTCCCTTTAATATAGGAGTTTTTCTCGTCATTCCAGAACGCATTAAGGGTCTTGGTTTTAGCATTGTAAGTAATCAAAACATTCCCAGTCAAGTTAGCATCCCTACGTGCATAGCTTTCTGAACAGTTTGTCTTTCCATTGATATTAATTCCAACGTTTGAATTTGGATTAATTTCGAACTCAACCACCACGATATCTCCACGTGCAGTCAAGTTGAGTGGATATGCCGGGGGAACAGGAGCCAGGAAAAAGGAAAGGCTGGCACTGGCTTCAACACTGTCAATGGTGAAAGAGAAATTAGTTCTGAAGTTTGCCTGAGACCTTGTTGAGCAGTCCCAAAGGTGCATGCTCTCTGAATAGAAAATGATTCCGTTTGATGAATCAGAATCATCTGAGTTGAATTTAATTGCTCCACCGGAAGCAGCAGCATCACCTTTATAGGCGATTTTTGAAGCATCGTTATGACTAAAATCAGTTATGTTGAAGGAAAGTGGATTGGCAAAGGAATGTAGGAAGGGAGAGGAAATGAAGAGAACAATACAGGGACCAATGAAACAGTGACGAAGTCTGGTTAGAGACATGATAAAATTGTTGTGGATTATGCCTGTGTTTTGCTTTT is a genomic window of Quercus lobata isolate SW786 chromosome 2, ValleyOak3.0 Primary Assembly, whole genome shotgun sequence containing:
- the LOC115962863 gene encoding L-type lectin-domain containing receptor kinase IX.1-like, which translates into the protein MSLTRLRHCFIGPCIVLFISSPFLHSFANPLSFNITDFSHNDASKIAYKGDAAASGGAIKFNSDDSDSSNGIIFYSESMHLWDCSTRSQANFRTNFSFTIDSVEASASLSFFLAPVPPAYPLNLTARGDIVVVEFEINPNSNVGININGKTNCSESYARRDANLTGNVLITYNAKTKTLNAFWNDEKNSYIKGRSNLSCSNIIDLEEALPNLVTIGFFAASSSKHNWHIHSWEFHSNLESTALCCNKKRTIVEVSVAVCVLILMLVVGVISWLLAGAKRKRYKNDSHGGDTDSVSSISTDLERGALPKKFSYLDLVAATQGFADDRRLGQGGSGQVYSGTLGDLDRPVAVKRIFTESQHSQCLFINEVKIISRLIHRNLVQFIGWCHERGEFLLVYEHMSNGSLDNHLFGDGEILPWTSRYKIALGLASALHYLHEEAENCVLHRDIKSANVLLDADFSTKLGDFGVAKLVDPRLRTQSTGVVGTYGYLAPEYANEGKASKASDVFSFGVVALEIACGRRTYQDGEFHVSLVRWIWQLYLAGDILNAADERLRMSFNRDEMKRLLIVGLWCTNPNYKERPKTGQVIKVLLLESPLPELSHDMHDPLLQPIPPPQEGHSFQPSMTSSLNYGGR